One Candidatus Polarisedimenticolia bacterium genomic window carries:
- a CDS encoding redoxin domain-containing protein, whose product AMMPRNPDFLWLRASALSSDYEHPEHVEEAIKFVDDHRHEVENPADLLVVKAGAQEFLGSQVHNDPQRVAAALATLEEARRIDPTNYKAHSLAGLYLSRGGEPEKALPLLERAIKLAPDTIPAHVEYWQAVANLDPSQQASRREAVVKDMGAVVARSADFPWALWRAARAYGKLGLPDKQRDLEELLLRSYPDSGWEDAVVSDRLARIAQSLDLWNRDRGKPPQEGPAVNLAVEEIHPTPESLDREMGGGFKEFLWKYVEKPHPDNGPAQGYTLGYAYMVLFEMARSDPGYDEKKLEQLVRGLVDHGDATQGSDTRGLNELASRRIALDRTEQMARAALEQAEKKLAEKSRDPNAIYLDSARGHVARLHDALGWVLLRQGRIEAAEKELKMAHEMSPGDRENLYHRAELALARGERARAEDLLAECGLIPPRSDNPCTPALEDLYRRDHTDMTGYDRYAKAVFAKGRALKRERLLATRIQPARAILPFRFKSLDGPGFSSEDLKGRVAVIDFWGIWCGSCVAAMPDFQKLADKYRNDPDVAIVAIDTFDPAPKLEKWLKRNGITVPVLLESDYVDKAKIESYPTTWFLNRQGLLSYARIGDAEDLIEENSWIIEELKRDRRE is encoded by the coding sequence TGCCATGATGCCGCGAAACCCCGACTTCCTATGGCTGCGGGCAAGCGCGTTGTCATCCGATTACGAGCACCCCGAGCATGTCGAAGAGGCAATCAAGTTCGTGGATGACCACCGCCACGAGGTGGAGAACCCTGCCGACCTGCTCGTCGTCAAGGCGGGAGCACAGGAATTCCTCGGCTCGCAGGTACACAACGATCCGCAACGGGTCGCCGCGGCGCTCGCGACCCTGGAGGAGGCGCGCCGGATCGATCCGACGAATTACAAGGCGCACAGCCTGGCCGGTCTCTATCTATCTCGCGGCGGCGAGCCGGAGAAAGCTCTCCCTCTGCTGGAAAGAGCCATCAAGCTGGCGCCCGATACGATCCCGGCGCATGTGGAGTACTGGCAGGCCGTTGCAAACCTGGATCCTTCGCAGCAGGCATCGCGCCGTGAAGCGGTCGTAAAGGACATGGGTGCCGTGGTGGCCCGAAGCGCGGATTTCCCATGGGCCCTCTGGCGCGCTGCGCGTGCGTATGGCAAGCTGGGCCTTCCCGACAAGCAGCGTGACCTCGAGGAACTTCTTCTGCGAAGCTATCCCGATTCCGGCTGGGAGGACGCTGTCGTATCGGACCGATTGGCGAGGATTGCCCAGTCGCTAGACCTCTGGAACCGGGACCGGGGGAAACCTCCCCAAGAGGGGCCTGCCGTGAATCTGGCGGTGGAAGAAATCCACCCGACTCCGGAAAGTCTGGATCGCGAGATGGGCGGGGGCTTCAAGGAGTTCCTCTGGAAATATGTCGAAAAGCCCCATCCCGACAACGGTCCGGCTCAAGGCTATACCTTGGGCTATGCCTACATGGTTCTGTTCGAGATGGCCAGGAGCGATCCCGGTTACGACGAGAAAAAACTCGAGCAGCTCGTCCGGGGGTTGGTGGATCATGGTGATGCGACCCAAGGCTCCGACACCAGGGGTCTGAACGAGCTTGCGAGCCGCAGGATCGCCCTCGACCGCACGGAGCAGATGGCGCGAGCGGCGCTGGAACAGGCCGAAAAGAAGCTCGCCGAAAAGAGCCGCGATCCGAATGCGATCTATCTCGACTCGGCGCGCGGCCACGTTGCCCGGCTGCACGATGCTCTCGGGTGGGTCCTCCTCAGGCAGGGCCGAATCGAGGCGGCTGAGAAGGAATTGAAAATGGCTCACGAGATGAGCCCCGGCGACCGTGAAAACCTCTACCACCGCGCGGAGCTGGCCCTGGCGCGCGGCGAGCGGGCGAGGGCCGAGGATCTCCTCGCCGAGTGCGGGCTCATCCCTCCCCGAAGCGACAACCCCTGCACACCGGCGCTGGAGGATCTCTACCGGCGGGACCATACCGACATGACGGGGTATGACCGATACGCCAAGGCGGTATTTGCCAAGGGACGCGCCCTGAAACGAGAGCGCCTACTCGCCACCCGCATTCAGCCGGCCCGCGCGATTCTTCCCTTTCGCTTCAAGTCCCTCGATGGACCGGGCTTTTCCTCCGAGGACCTGAAGGGCCGGGTCGCCGTCATCGACTTCTGGGGGATCTGGTGCGGGTCGTGTGTCGCCGCGATGCCGGACTTCCAGAAGCTGGCCGACAAGTACCGAAACGATCCTGATGTCGCCATCGTGGCGATCGACACTTTCGATCCCGCGCCGAAGCTCGAGAAATGGCTGAAGCGGAACGGCATCACCGTACCCGTCCTGCT